In one window of Erwinia tasmaniensis Et1/99 DNA:
- a CDS encoding SDR family NAD(P)-dependent oxidoreductase has protein sequence MKRRVVSEKVALITGASRGIGHHLARHFYAQGYHLILVARDAQRLAALTATFDGQRVQALALDLCDSPAVAQRLRLALARYQHLNVLVNAAGIFRPASTQTPLADFSALLATNVTAIHHLCQLCTPWLLKSAEGRIFNLASVSGVQPYGSIASYAASKHALVGYGRSIARELGMQGIKVTTLCPDVVDTEMAQGSGLEADEMLTTADICRAVDFVMSLSPAAAVELLTIGRQPRPRQPA, from the coding sequence ATGAAAAGGCGCGTTGTGTCCGAGAAAGTTGCCCTGATCACCGGTGCCTCCCGCGGTATCGGTCACCATCTTGCCCGCCATTTTTATGCGCAGGGCTACCACCTGATTTTAGTCGCGCGTGATGCGCAGCGGCTGGCGGCATTGACCGCCACCTTTGATGGGCAGCGCGTGCAGGCGCTGGCGCTGGATCTCTGTGATTCTCCGGCGGTGGCACAGCGGCTACGGCTGGCGCTGGCGCGGTATCAGCATCTGAACGTGCTGGTTAACGCCGCCGGGATTTTCCGCCCGGCTTCAACACAAACCCCGCTGGCTGACTTCAGCGCGCTGCTGGCGACCAACGTCACCGCCATCCACCATCTTTGCCAGCTGTGTACACCGTGGCTGCTGAAATCCGCAGAGGGCCGCATCTTTAACCTTGCTTCGGTCAGCGGCGTGCAGCCGTACGGCAGCATTGCCAGCTATGCCGCCAGCAAACACGCGCTGGTGGGCTACGGTCGATCCATCGCCCGCGAGCTGGGCATGCAGGGGATCAAGGTCACCACCCTGTGCCCGGACGTGGTGGATACCGAGATGGCGCAGGGTAGCGGCCTTGAGGCGGATGAGATGTTAACCACCGCCGATATCTGTCGTGCCGTCGATTTTGTCATGTCGCTGTCGCCGGCTGCGGCGGTCGAACTGCTGACCATCGGGCGTCAGCCGCGCCCGCGTCAACCCGCCTGA
- the lpdA gene encoding dihydrolipoyl dehydrogenase, translating to MSTEIKTQVVVLGAGPAGYSAAFRAADLGLETVIVERYSTLGGVCLNVGCIPSKALLHVAKVIEEAKALEAHGIVFGKPQTDVDKIRGWKEKVISQLTGGLAGMAKGRKVNVVNGLGQFTGANTLEVTAEDGSKTTITFDNAIIAAGSRPIELPFIPHEDPRVWDSTDALELKDVPERLLVMGGGIIGLEMGTVYHALGSQIDVVEMFDQVIPAADKDVVKVFTKRISKQFNLMLETKVTAVEAKEDGIYVTMEGKKAPSEPQRYDAVLVAIGRVPNGKGLDAGKAGVEVDDRGFIRVDKQMRTNVPHIFAIGDIVGQPMLAHKGVHEGHVAAEVISGKKHYFDPKVIPSIAYTEPEVAWVGLTEKEAKEKGISYETSTFPWAASGRAIASDCADGMTKLIFDKATHRVIGGAIVGTNGGELLGEIGLAIEMGCDAEDIALTIHAHPTLHESVGLAAEIFEGSITDLPNPKAKKK from the coding sequence ATGAGTACAGAAATTAAAACTCAGGTCGTGGTACTTGGGGCAGGTCCTGCAGGCTACTCTGCGGCATTCCGTGCAGCGGATTTAGGTCTGGAGACCGTAATCGTTGAACGTTACAGCACCCTGGGCGGTGTTTGTCTGAACGTGGGCTGTATCCCTTCTAAAGCCCTGCTGCACGTTGCCAAAGTGATTGAAGAAGCGAAAGCGCTGGAAGCGCACGGCATTGTCTTCGGCAAACCGCAGACTGACGTTGATAAAATTCGCGGCTGGAAAGAGAAAGTCATCTCCCAGCTGACCGGCGGTTTGGCCGGGATGGCGAAAGGCCGTAAGGTGAATGTGGTTAACGGTCTCGGTCAATTCACCGGTGCCAACACGCTGGAAGTGACCGCAGAAGATGGTTCGAAAACCACCATCACTTTCGACAATGCGATTATCGCCGCCGGTTCACGCCCAATCGAGCTGCCGTTTATTCCACATGAAGATCCGCGCGTTTGGGATTCCACCGATGCGCTGGAGCTGAAAGACGTGCCGGAACGCCTGCTGGTAATGGGCGGCGGTATTATCGGCCTGGAAATGGGCACCGTTTATCACGCGCTGGGTTCACAGATCGACGTGGTGGAAATGTTTGATCAGGTGATCCCTGCTGCGGATAAAGACGTGGTGAAAGTGTTCACCAAACGCATTTCCAAGCAGTTCAACCTGATGCTGGAAACCAAAGTGACCGCCGTTGAAGCGAAAGAAGACGGTATCTATGTCACGATGGAAGGCAAAAAAGCGCCGTCAGAACCACAGCGTTACGACGCGGTGCTGGTGGCCATTGGCCGCGTACCCAATGGTAAAGGTCTGGACGCGGGCAAAGCCGGCGTTGAAGTGGACGACCGTGGCTTTATCCGCGTGGATAAGCAGATGCGCACCAACGTGCCGCACATTTTCGCCATCGGCGATATCGTCGGGCAGCCGATGCTGGCGCACAAAGGCGTGCATGAAGGCCACGTAGCGGCAGAAGTGATCTCCGGTAAGAAACACTACTTCGATCCGAAAGTGATCCCATCCATTGCCTACACCGAGCCGGAAGTTGCCTGGGTTGGTCTGACTGAGAAAGAAGCGAAAGAGAAGGGCATCAGCTATGAAACGTCCACCTTCCCGTGGGCCGCTTCAGGCCGCGCTATCGCTTCCGACTGCGCCGACGGCATGACCAAACTGATCTTCGACAAAGCCACCCATCGCGTTATCGGTGGTGCCATTGTCGGCACCAACGGCGGCGAGCTGCTGGGTGAAATCGGTCTGGCTATCGAAATGGGCTGTGATGCGGAAGATATTGCGCTGACCATCCACGCGCACCCGACCCTGCATGAATCGGTTGGCCTGGCGGCGGAAATCTTTGAAGGCAGCATTACCGACCTGCCGAACCCGAAAGCGAAAAAGAAATAA
- a CDS encoding energy-coupling factor transporter transmembrane component T family protein, translating into MTVSDYQPGDSAIHRLPPGIKILALAALGTLLFIFPRLEFAVAALFAIVVLYPLAHIPVRTLLLQLKPLLWLLLLLFAVQWWMVSWQSGLLVIVRLAALMLMAALVTLTTRTSAMIEALEKGLFWLRYMRINPAKISLALALALRFIPVLAAITLEVREAQKARGLDNSMIAVAVPVMVRTLKMADDIAAALEARAYDPQLSSPRKNGEKIHVD; encoded by the coding sequence ATGACGGTAAGTGATTACCAGCCCGGCGATTCCGCCATCCACCGTCTGCCGCCAGGGATCAAGATCCTGGCGCTGGCGGCGCTGGGCACGCTGCTGTTTATCTTTCCCCGGCTGGAGTTTGCCGTTGCCGCGCTGTTTGCCATCGTGGTGCTTTATCCGCTGGCGCATATTCCCGTGCGTACCCTGCTGTTGCAACTCAAGCCGCTGCTGTGGCTGTTGCTGCTGCTGTTTGCCGTGCAGTGGTGGATGGTGAGCTGGCAGTCCGGCCTGCTGGTGATAGTGCGCCTGGCGGCGTTAATGCTGATGGCGGCGCTGGTGACGCTCACCACCCGCACCAGCGCGATGATCGAGGCGCTGGAAAAAGGGCTGTTCTGGCTGCGCTATATGCGCATCAATCCGGCAAAAATCAGCCTGGCGCTGGCGCTGGCATTGCGCTTTATCCCGGTGCTGGCGGCCATCACGCTTGAAGTGCGCGAAGCGCAAAAAGCGCGCGGGCTGGATAACAGCATGATTGCCGTGGCCGTGCCGGTGATGGTACGGACTCTGAAAATGGCCGATGATATCGCCGCTGCGCTGGAGGCCCGCGCTTACGACCCGCAGTTATCCAGCCCGCGGAAAAACGGAGAGAAGATCCATGTCGACTAA
- the aroP gene encoding aromatic amino acid transporter AroP, whose protein sequence is MEQQQGDTLKRGLKNRHIQLIALGGAVGTGLFLGSASVIQSAGPGVILGYAIAGFIAFLIMRQLGEMVVEEPVAGSFSHFAYKYWGNFAGFASGWNYWVLYVLVAMAELTAVGKYIQFWYPEIPTWMSAAVFFVLINAINLTNVKVFGEMEFWFAIIKVVAVVAMILFGCWLLFSGNGGPQATVRNLWQQGGFLPHGFTGLVMMMAIIMFSFGGLELVGITAAEADNPETSIPKATNQVIYRILIFYVGSLAVLLSLMPWTRVTADTSPFVLIFHELGDALVANALNVVILTAALSVYNSCVYCNSRMLFGLAQQGNAPKALLKVDRRGVPVASILFSAVATAFCVLLNYLMPGEAFGLLMALVVSALVINWAMISLAHMKFRRKKDRQGIKTRFPALFYPLGNWLCLLFMVAILVLMAITPGMAISVWLIPVWVLILAVGYWIKTRSQRA, encoded by the coding sequence ATGGAACAACAGCAGGGCGACACGCTGAAACGCGGCTTGAAAAACCGCCATATTCAGCTGATCGCGTTGGGCGGGGCCGTCGGTACGGGCCTTTTCCTCGGTAGCGCATCGGTGATCCAATCCGCCGGTCCCGGCGTCATACTCGGCTATGCCATTGCCGGATTTATCGCTTTCCTGATTATGCGCCAGCTGGGTGAAATGGTGGTGGAAGAGCCGGTAGCCGGCAGCTTCAGCCACTTTGCCTATAAATACTGGGGTAACTTTGCCGGTTTCGCCTCTGGCTGGAACTACTGGGTACTGTACGTGCTGGTCGCCATGGCCGAACTGACCGCGGTAGGGAAGTATATTCAGTTCTGGTACCCGGAAATCCCCACCTGGATGTCTGCCGCCGTCTTCTTCGTGCTGATTAACGCCATCAACCTGACGAATGTGAAAGTGTTTGGTGAGATGGAGTTCTGGTTCGCCATCATTAAAGTGGTGGCCGTAGTTGCCATGATCCTGTTCGGCTGCTGGCTGCTGTTCAGCGGCAACGGTGGACCACAGGCTACCGTGCGCAACCTGTGGCAGCAGGGCGGCTTCCTGCCTCATGGATTTACCGGGCTGGTGATGATGATGGCGATCATCATGTTCTCATTCGGCGGCCTGGAGCTGGTCGGGATCACCGCAGCCGAAGCGGACAACCCGGAAACCAGCATTCCTAAAGCCACTAACCAGGTGATTTACCGCATCCTGATTTTCTATGTCGGGTCGCTGGCCGTGCTGCTGTCCCTGATGCCGTGGACGCGGGTCACCGCCGATACCAGCCCCTTCGTGCTGATCTTCCACGAGCTAGGGGATGCGCTGGTGGCAAACGCCCTGAACGTGGTGATCCTGACCGCCGCGCTGTCGGTGTATAACAGCTGCGTTTATTGCAACAGCCGCATGCTGTTTGGCCTGGCGCAGCAGGGCAACGCCCCTAAAGCGCTGCTGAAAGTGGACCGTCGCGGCGTGCCGGTGGCGTCTATTCTGTTCTCTGCCGTGGCTACGGCTTTCTGCGTGCTGCTCAACTACCTGATGCCGGGCGAAGCCTTTGGCCTGCTGATGGCGCTGGTGGTATCGGCTCTGGTGATCAACTGGGCGATGATCAGCCTGGCGCATATGAAGTTTCGCCGTAAGAAAGATCGGCAAGGGATAAAAACCCGCTTCCCGGCGTTGTTCTATCCGCTGGGAAACTGGCTCTGCCTGCTGTTTATGGTCGCAATCCTGGTGCTGATGGCCATCACGCCGGGTATGGCGATTTCCGTCTGGCTGATCCCGGTATGGGTGCTGATCCTTGCCGTGGGCTACTGGATTAAAACCCGCAGCCAGCGCGCGTA
- a CDS encoding energy-coupling factor ABC transporter ATP-binding protein: MLELQGVSHAFGERQVLNNIDIQLTEKRIGIVGSNGCGKSTFARLLNGLLLPKQGEVLVDGLSTRQHGKAVRRKVGFVFQNPDNQIVFPLVEEDLAFGMKNLGLSKATIRERTDAALARYDMQDLRQHPAHLLSGGQKQLLAISGVLVMEPQYIVFDEPTTLLDLRNKRRIAEAITGLDQTAIVVSHDLDFLQDFDRVLVFDGGQVVVDDIPAVALNAYIRMMS; this comes from the coding sequence ATGCTGGAACTACAGGGAGTATCGCACGCGTTCGGTGAGCGCCAGGTACTCAATAACATCGATATACAACTGACTGAAAAGCGTATCGGCATCGTCGGCAGCAACGGCTGCGGCAAAAGCACCTTCGCCAGGCTGCTGAACGGCCTGCTGCTGCCGAAGCAGGGCGAGGTGCTGGTCGATGGCCTGAGTACCCGCCAGCATGGCAAGGCGGTGCGGCGTAAAGTGGGCTTCGTATTTCAGAACCCGGATAACCAGATTGTGTTTCCGCTGGTGGAGGAAGATCTGGCCTTCGGCATGAAAAATCTCGGGCTGTCGAAAGCGACCATCCGCGAGCGCACCGACGCCGCGCTGGCGCGTTACGATATGCAGGATCTGCGCCAGCACCCGGCACATCTGTTAAGCGGTGGACAAAAGCAGCTGCTGGCCATTTCGGGGGTGCTGGTGATGGAGCCGCAGTATATCGTGTTTGACGAACCGACCACGCTGCTCGATCTGCGCAACAAGCGCCGCATTGCCGAAGCCATTACCGGACTGGATCAAACCGCCATTGTGGTATCGCACGATCTGGACTTCTTACAGGATTTTGACCGCGTGCTGGTATTCGACGGCGGGCAGGTGGTGGTGGATGATATTCCCGCCGTGGCGCTGAATGCCTATATCAGGATGATGTCATGA
- the aceE gene encoding pyruvate dehydrogenase (acetyl-transferring), homodimeric type, translating into MSERLNNDVDPMETRDWLEAIESVIREEGVERAQYLIDQVLSGARKGGVKVAAGTSASQYINSIAVEDEPEYPGNASLERRIRSAIRWNAIMTVLRASKKDLELGGHMSSFQSSATVYEVCFNHFFRARTEKDGGDLVYFQGHISPGVYARAFLEGRLTEDQLNNFRQEVDGKGLSSYPHPKLMPDFWQFPTVSMGLGPLGAIYQAKFLKYLEHRGLKDTSAQTVYAFLGDGEMDEPESKGAITIATREKLDNLVFIINCNLQRLDGPVTGNGKIINELDGIFGGAGWEVIKVIWGGRWDELLRKDTSGKLIQLMNETVDGDYQTFKSKSGAYVREHFFGRYPETAELVKEMTDDEIWSLNRGGHDPKKIYAALKKAQDTKGKPVVILAHTVKGYGMGETAEGKNIAHQVKKMNMDGVRYIRDRFNVPVDDANIEKLPYVTFEKGSDEYNYLHGQREKLGGYLPTREAKFSEKLEMPALEDFRQLLDEQNKEISTTIAFVRALNVMLKNPSIKDRLVPIIADEARTFGMEGLFRQIGIYSPNGQQYTPQDREQVAYYKEDEKGQILQEGINELGAGASWLAAATSYSTNNLPMIPFYIYYSMFGFQRIGDLCWAAGDQQARGFLVGGTSGRTTLNGEGLQHEDGHSHIQSLTIPNCISYDPAYAYEVAVIMHDGLVRMYGEAQENIYYYITTLNENYHMPAMPAGAEEGIRKGIYKLDTIEGSKGKVQLLGSGSILRHVREAAEILAKDYGVGSDVYSVTSFTELARDGQDCERWNMLHPTEEARVPYIAQVMNDAPAVASTDYMKLFAEQVRSFIPASDYRVLGTDGFGRSDSRENLRHHFEVDASYVVVAALGELAKRGEIDKKVVAEAIAKFDIDADKVNPRLA; encoded by the coding sequence ATGTCAGAACGTTTAAACAATGACGTGGATCCGATGGAAACTCGCGACTGGTTAGAAGCGATCGAGTCGGTCATCCGTGAAGAAGGTGTTGAGCGCGCACAGTATCTGATCGACCAGGTACTGAGCGGAGCACGTAAAGGTGGCGTTAAGGTGGCTGCCGGTACGTCCGCCAGTCAGTACATCAACTCTATTGCCGTTGAAGATGAGCCGGAATATCCGGGCAACGCTTCTTTAGAGCGCCGTATCCGTTCCGCTATCCGTTGGAATGCGATCATGACCGTTCTGCGTGCGTCGAAAAAAGATCTGGAACTGGGTGGCCATATGTCCTCCTTCCAGTCTTCTGCCACCGTGTATGAAGTGTGCTTTAACCACTTCTTCCGTGCGCGCACCGAAAAAGACGGCGGCGATCTGGTTTACTTCCAGGGCCACATCTCTCCGGGCGTCTATGCCCGCGCCTTCCTTGAAGGCCGCCTGACCGAAGACCAGCTGAACAACTTCCGTCAGGAAGTGGACGGTAAAGGCCTGTCCTCTTACCCGCATCCTAAACTGATGCCTGACTTCTGGCAGTTCCCAACCGTTTCTATGGGTCTTGGCCCGTTGGGCGCTATCTATCAGGCTAAATTCCTGAAATATCTGGAACACCGTGGCCTGAAAGACACCTCTGCCCAGACCGTTTACGCCTTCCTCGGCGACGGTGAGATGGACGAGCCGGAATCCAAAGGGGCGATCACTATCGCCACCCGCGAAAAGCTGGATAACCTGGTGTTCATCATCAACTGTAACCTGCAACGCCTGGACGGCCCGGTCACCGGTAACGGCAAGATCATTAACGAACTGGACGGCATCTTTGGTGGCGCCGGTTGGGAAGTGATCAAAGTGATCTGGGGCGGTCGTTGGGACGAGCTGCTGCGTAAAGATACCAGCGGCAAGCTGATCCAGCTGATGAACGAAACCGTTGACGGTGACTACCAGACCTTCAAATCGAAGAGCGGTGCCTACGTGCGCGAGCACTTCTTCGGTCGCTATCCGGAAACCGCCGAGCTGGTGAAAGAGATGACCGACGACGAAATCTGGTCACTGAACCGTGGTGGTCACGATCCGAAGAAAATCTACGCCGCGCTGAAAAAAGCGCAGGACACCAAAGGTAAGCCGGTGGTGATCCTGGCGCATACCGTGAAAGGTTACGGTATGGGTGAAACCGCGGAGGGCAAAAACATTGCTCACCAGGTGAAGAAAATGAACATGGATGGCGTGCGCTACATCCGCGATCGTTTCAACGTGCCGGTTGACGATGCCAACATCGAAAAACTGCCGTACGTGACCTTCGAAAAAGGGTCAGACGAGTATAACTACCTGCACGGCCAGCGCGAAAAGCTGGGCGGTTACCTGCCAACGCGTGAAGCGAAGTTCAGCGAGAAGCTGGAAATGCCGGCGCTGGAAGATTTCCGTCAGCTGCTGGACGAGCAGAACAAAGAGATCTCCACCACCATCGCCTTTGTACGTGCCCTGAACGTGATGCTGAAAAACCCGTCGATCAAAGATCGCTTGGTGCCGATCATCGCCGACGAAGCGCGTACCTTCGGTATGGAAGGTCTGTTCCGTCAGATCGGTATCTACAGCCCGAACGGCCAGCAGTACACCCCGCAGGACCGTGAGCAGGTTGCTTACTATAAAGAAGACGAGAAAGGTCAGATCCTACAGGAAGGGATCAACGAACTGGGGGCAGGCGCATCTTGGCTGGCGGCGGCAACGTCTTACAGCACCAACAATCTGCCGATGATCCCGTTCTATATCTACTACTCAATGTTTGGCTTCCAGCGTATCGGCGATCTGTGCTGGGCAGCGGGCGACCAGCAGGCGCGCGGCTTCCTGGTCGGCGGCACCTCCGGTCGTACCACCCTGAACGGCGAAGGCTTGCAGCATGAAGATGGCCACAGCCACATTCAGTCGCTGACTATCCCGAACTGTATCTCCTACGATCCGGCCTACGCCTATGAAGTGGCGGTTATCATGCATGACGGCCTGGTGCGTATGTACGGTGAAGCGCAGGAAAACATCTATTACTACATCACCACGCTGAACGAAAACTACCACATGCCTGCTATGCCGGCCGGTGCAGAAGAGGGTATCCGTAAGGGTATCTACAAGCTGGACACGATCGAAGGTAGCAAAGGCAAAGTACAGCTGCTGGGTTCAGGTTCTATTCTGCGTCACGTCCGTGAAGCGGCAGAGATCCTGGCGAAGGACTACGGCGTAGGTTCTGACGTCTACAGCGTGACCTCGTTCACCGAACTGGCCCGTGACGGTCAGGACTGCGAGCGCTGGAATATGCTGCACCCAACCGAAGAAGCCCGCGTACCGTACATCGCCCAGGTGATGAACGATGCCCCGGCCGTGGCGTCTACCGACTACATGAAACTGTTTGCCGAGCAGGTGCGCAGCTTCATCCCGGCTAGCGATTATCGCGTACTGGGTACTGACGGTTTCGGTCGTTCAGACAGCCGTGAAAATCTGCGTCACCACTTTGAAGTGGACGCATCTTACGTGGTCGTTGCCGCGCTGGGCGAACTGGCTAAACGTGGCGAAATCGATAAGAAAGTGGTAGCAGAAGCGATCGCTAAATTCGACATCGATGCTGATAAAGTTAACCCGCGTCTGGCATAA
- a CDS encoding biotin transporter BioY — translation MISPLRWRPALTTRSYPARGKTERRSMSTKDIVYIALFAAMTAALGLFPAFNLPVIGVPITAQSMGCMFAGAIAGAKRGALAMVLFDLLVAMGLPLLAGGRGGFGIFIGPSGGFILAWPLAALLIGWLYRRSLRSLTWVKELPIVALGGLGLIYSMGIPWIAAVAGISLKQAGVASLGFLPGDLVKVVLVVAIVRTVRRAWPTLE, via the coding sequence ATGATATCGCCGCTGCGCTGGAGGCCCGCGCTTACGACCCGCAGTTATCCAGCCCGCGGAAAAACGGAGAGAAGATCCATGTCGACTAAAGATATTGTGTACATTGCGCTGTTTGCCGCCATGACGGCGGCGCTGGGCCTGTTTCCGGCATTTAACCTGCCGGTCATTGGCGTGCCGATCACCGCCCAGTCAATGGGCTGCATGTTTGCCGGAGCGATTGCCGGGGCGAAACGCGGCGCGCTGGCGATGGTGCTGTTTGACCTGCTGGTGGCCATGGGGCTGCCGCTGCTGGCCGGAGGGCGCGGCGGGTTTGGCATCTTTATCGGTCCCAGCGGCGGGTTTATCCTTGCCTGGCCGCTGGCGGCGCTGCTGATCGGCTGGCTCTATCGCCGCAGCCTGCGCTCCCTGACGTGGGTGAAAGAGCTGCCGATCGTGGCGCTGGGCGGGTTGGGGCTGATCTACTCGATGGGCATCCCGTGGATTGCCGCCGTGGCGGGCATCTCCCTGAAGCAGGCGGGCGTTGCATCGCTGGGCTTTTTGCCGGGCGATCTGGTGAAAGTGGTGCTGGTGGTGGCCATCGTCCGCACGGTGCGGCGCGCCTGGCCAACCCTGGAATAA
- the pdhR gene encoding pyruvate dehydrogenase complex transcriptional repressor PdhR — protein sequence MAYSKIRQPKLSDVIEQQLESLIMEGTLRPGEKLLPERELALQFDVSRPSLREAIQRLEAKGLLLRRQGGGTFVQKSLWKSLSDPLAELLASHSESQFDLLETRHALEGIAAYYAALRGTDEDLARIRDCHLQIQTAQQSGDLDAEANAVMQYQIAVTEAAHNVVLLHLLRSMGPMLEQNVRQNFEMLYSRREMLARVSEHRASIFTAIVAREPEKAREASHRHLAFIEEVLLDRSREQTRRERSLRRLQQRKD from the coding sequence ATGGCCTACAGCAAGATCCGCCAACCAAAGCTCTCTGATGTTATTGAGCAACAGCTTGAGTCCCTGATAATGGAAGGGACGCTGCGTCCCGGAGAGAAACTGCTGCCCGAGCGTGAGCTGGCCTTGCAGTTTGACGTCTCCCGTCCCTCACTGCGTGAAGCTATCCAGCGTCTGGAAGCAAAGGGGCTGTTATTACGCCGTCAGGGGGGAGGCACTTTTGTGCAGAAAAGTCTGTGGAAAAGCCTGAGCGACCCGCTGGCTGAATTACTGGCCAGCCATTCTGAATCCCAGTTTGACCTGTTAGAAACGCGTCATGCGCTGGAAGGCATTGCTGCCTATTACGCCGCGCTGCGCGGTACGGACGAAGACCTGGCACGTATTCGCGACTGCCATCTGCAGATTCAGACGGCGCAACAAAGTGGCGATCTGGATGCGGAAGCCAATGCCGTGATGCAGTATCAGATTGCTGTCACAGAAGCGGCACATAATGTCGTGCTGCTGCATTTATTGCGTAGCATGGGGCCGATGCTGGAACAGAACGTCAGACAGAACTTTGAAATGCTCTACTCGCGCCGTGAAATGCTGGCGCGGGTTAGCGAACACCGCGCCAGTATTTTCACGGCGATTGTGGCACGCGAGCCGGAAAAGGCGCGTGAAGCCTCACACCGCCATCTGGCGTTTATCGAGGAAGTATTGCTGGACAGAAGCCGGGAACAGACTCGTAGAGAACGCTCCCTGCGCCGTTTACAGCAACGTAAAGACTAA
- the aceF gene encoding pyruvate dehydrogenase complex dihydrolipoyllysine-residue acetyltransferase → MAIEINVPDIGADEVEVTEILVKVGDTVEVEQSILVVEGDKASMEVPSPQAGVVKEIKIATGDRVETGKLIMIFEAAGDAAAPAAAEEKQEAAPAAAPAPAAASAAKEVNVPDIGGDEVEVTEIMVKVGDKVEAEQSILTVEGDKASMEVPAPFAGTVKEIKISAGDKVSTGSLVMVFDVEGAAPAAAPAAKTEAAAPAAAKQEEKAAPAAAPAKAEAKSEFAENDAYVHATPVIRRLAREFGVNLAKVKGTGRKSRILKEDVQSYVKDAVKRAEAPAAAGGGMPGMLPWPKVDYSKFGEVEEVELGRIQKISGANLSRNWVMIPHVTHFDKTDITDLEAFRKQQNAEAEKRKLDVKFTPVVFIMKAVAAALEQMPRFNSSLSEDAQKLTLKKYINIGVAVDTPNGLVVPVFKDVNKKGIVELSRELTAISKKARDGKLTAGEMQGGCFTISSIGGLGTTHFAPIVNAPEVAILGVSKSAMEPVWNGKEFMPRLMMPISLSFDHRVIDGADGARFITIINNTLADIRRLVM, encoded by the coding sequence ATGGCTATCGAAATTAATGTTCCTGATATCGGGGCGGACGAAGTTGAAGTCACCGAGATCCTGGTCAAGGTTGGCGACACGGTAGAAGTTGAGCAGTCAATACTGGTGGTCGAAGGCGACAAAGCCTCAATGGAAGTGCCTTCGCCACAGGCTGGCGTGGTGAAAGAGATCAAAATCGCCACCGGCGACCGGGTTGAAACCGGTAAGCTGATTATGATCTTCGAAGCGGCTGGCGATGCAGCAGCACCGGCAGCAGCTGAAGAGAAGCAGGAGGCGGCCCCGGCTGCTGCTCCTGCTCCGGCAGCAGCCAGCGCGGCGAAAGAAGTGAACGTACCGGATATCGGCGGCGACGAGGTTGAAGTCACCGAGATCATGGTGAAAGTCGGCGACAAGGTTGAAGCAGAACAGTCGATCCTTACCGTTGAAGGTGACAAAGCCTCAATGGAAGTGCCTGCGCCATTCGCCGGTACGGTGAAAGAGATCAAAATCAGCGCTGGCGATAAGGTCAGCACCGGTTCTCTGGTGATGGTCTTTGACGTTGAGGGCGCGGCGCCTGCCGCCGCTCCGGCGGCGAAAACTGAAGCGGCAGCACCTGCTGCGGCTAAGCAGGAAGAAAAAGCCGCGCCGGCCGCGGCTCCTGCCAAAGCAGAGGCGAAGTCTGAATTTGCGGAAAACGATGCCTACGTGCACGCCACCCCGGTTATCCGCCGTCTGGCGCGTGAATTCGGCGTTAACCTGGCGAAGGTCAAGGGCACCGGACGCAAATCACGTATTCTGAAAGAAGACGTGCAGAGCTACGTGAAAGACGCGGTGAAACGTGCCGAAGCGCCGGCGGCTGCCGGTGGCGGAATGCCGGGCATGCTGCCGTGGCCCAAAGTGGACTACAGCAAGTTTGGTGAAGTTGAAGAAGTCGAGCTGGGCCGCATCCAGAAAATTTCTGGTGCTAACCTGAGCCGTAACTGGGTGATGATCCCGCACGTTACCCACTTTGACAAAACCGACATCACCGATCTGGAAGCGTTCCGTAAGCAGCAGAACGCCGAAGCAGAGAAGCGTAAGCTGGACGTGAAGTTCACCCCGGTGGTGTTTATCATGAAAGCGGTAGCAGCTGCACTTGAGCAGATGCCGCGCTTTAACAGCTCGCTGTCTGAAGATGCGCAGAAGCTGACGCTGAAAAAATACATCAACATCGGCGTGGCGGTTGATACGCCAAATGGCCTGGTGGTTCCGGTCTTCAAGGACGTCAACAAGAAAGGGATTGTTGAGCTGTCGCGCGAACTGACCGCCATCTCGAAAAAAGCGCGTGATGGTAAACTGACCGCGGGCGAAATGCAGGGTGGTTGCTTCACCATCTCCAGCATTGGTGGCCTGGGAACCACCCACTTTGCGCCGATCGTTAACGCGCCGGAAGTGGCTATCCTCGGCGTTTCCAAGTCGGCGATGGAGCCGGTGTGGAACGGCAAAGAATTTATGCCGCGCCTGATGATGCCGATTTCGCTCTCCTTCGACCACCGCGTCATCGACGGTGCGGACGGTGCGCGCTTTATCACCATCATCAATAACACCCTGGCCGACATTCGCCGTCTGGTGATGTAG